TCAACAAAGAACTGTCCCATTATCTGTTCTTATATACATACACACCGTTACGTTTCATAAATCCTTGTGGATTGGAAACGTCTAATCACAATTATGATATTGATCGTTGGCCTcgttggagatgatggctggAGAAAAATCCTTACAGCAGCCGTTAGGGCACAGGATGCAATCTGAATTCGTACTAATGTTCCAACATCATAAGACATCAATATCATGTTTACTTTTGTACGTAGAGAATTGAGTTTAGTAAAAATGCGCCCGCAAATAAAGCATACCTCTGACGTAGGTTGAGAAAGCGATTTACCCCGAAGCAACAGCTTGAATAATCGTGGCGGGGCCATGCCGAAATATACATCGCCGACTCGATAACCGCCCGCCTGCAGACTGTGATTCGTCTCCCCTGGTTGCATATCTTTAACGGTCAAGGTGCGCGTATACAACCCTCAGATTTGCATATATCATTTATCACTGCGGTACTCTATCTCCCGTGTGACCGAccgtttcttcttctttgtttcttccGGAGGTGCTCGCATTTTTCCAACAGAGGATATAGCTTCAGACGTGTCCACGTCCCTGTCCTCAGTCCCCCCCGGCTTTGCATGACGTTTCGGCGGAATGTCTGGTGTTCGAGGCCGCCAGGCCCCCATTGTGATGGTGATTGATTTCCATCATGCGAGGTGAGTCGTCTCAAGGAACACAATGGAGACCCCATTGTATCGTgttctgctggaagaggagagctGTGAGGGGCAACGAACACGACGGGGATCACTCCATAGTGCGCATTGTCTGCGCCTTTCCCCCTAAATCCCACGTTTGATGCTTTTGGAAAGCTCTCTTATGGTTGAAAGGTAGCACCAGCTGACAAATTCATCATCGACAAATAATAGGGGCCCGGAAATCGAACTCTGCATCGGAGAGGAGGACATTGATATAGTAACAAAAAATGACTGGTCTCTATTACCATTCATGGCGTTGTCAGACGGGGCGCATGCGTACGAAGCCAGCCTTCCCTTCCCCATTGTCCGTTACAAAGCGAAGTCTTACGATTGACTCGATGCCTTCGGCGTACCAGATCCACCGAGGAATTCTCGTACTTTACCCTACGCAAGAAGGAGACTGAGAAGGCGCCCGCAACGTCATTGTTTGGAATCGCCTGTTCACGACAGCTCGACTCGAACCTGCTTATCAACCGTCCTGCGGATGTGACTAGATCAACTGTACAAAAGGCGGTCGTCGTTATTACGGACACCCCTCAGAGCGTGGGGCAACTGAGGGAGAAGCTCTCTGTCGTGACTTCGGCTTGGTTCGCGCAGCGGTACGTTGAAAATATCCATGTCTGCGTTAAGTGATGGTTCGGGGTGCTGGACACCTCGCTGAAAAGGGCCAGGGCTGATTGAATGTGGTGATAACAGGGACTTCTCGGACATCGACATCCTGAAGGTTGGCTTGATACTTGCATTGTGTTCGAAAGCCACAAGCATTGCTAATGTATGCGCTAGAAATTCCGTGAAGGACTCATAATCAGCTGGGAACAGAACGAAGGATCGAAAGATCAGAACCTTGGTAAAAACAGACTTGTTCCATGATGCTGACCGGAATGGGTAGCTAATTTGTGGAAAGGCCTCTCTCTGCGGGAGATGATACACGAGTTCAAGTACCAGACTCTTGTATTGTTCAAAGCTCTACTTCTACAGCCAAAGGTAGGCCATGATCATGTGGCTTTGATGACATATCTGACATTGTTCAGatgctcttcttcggctCACGATGCGAGCGTTTATGCATGATTCAGTTCTCACTTATCTCACTGATCCCGGGCCTGATAAATAGCCTGCAGGATTGTGCTGATCCAGCGGCTGATAGCTACGCGCAGACTGTTGGGAAACCAACCTCCTTGAAGACGAGTGATAGGACATCCTGTATGTGACAATATTCCACTCTTATGACAGACTACGCTAATACTGGTAGTGCTGGCGTATATGGGTTTGCCATTGCAGATATTTGGAAAGGTTCGCTGTTACGCAGGACATAAGATTGGGCGTCGCTAATACTGCGTAGGGGAGCATGTTTGGACCATATACACCACTTCAGCAGCTGGATCTGCTGGCGGATCATGGAACCAAGTCTTACGTTGTTGGATCCACGAACTCTCTCCTTTTACAACAGAAAGATCGTTACAGCGACATATTGATTAATGTAAGCGGCCACTTTTGATCACCAGGAAGTTTCTTGTTCAGGTACTGATGTATTTCAGCTTGACGAGGACGTTATCACTATCTCATCACCCTCCCTTCGAAGCGCCCTGGTTCTCTCCACCGCCGACAGGCGCTGGATTGACCTCCTTACACAGATCATAAACGACACCTGGGATGAATCACATCCTCAGCGACCGAAGGATCACGGATACATGGGTTCCGAAGAGTTCATCAGACTCCAATTTGAGGAGTATCTACTTGCATTGCTGTCCTCCATGAAATACCACGAGGAGCTGCATTCTTGTAGTAGCGGTGAATCTGGTCAGAGGAGTAGGGCGCAGTTAGAAGCATACAATATCGAGGGTGATCCGGCTTTGGACTTCAATCCGGATTTCCTGGCACACTGGCAAACTACTTCCAATTATGCCTTATTTAAACGCTTAACGTCCGATGCTCTTTTATTCTCAATCGTTGAGCCTCGTCATCCCTGCGCGGGTGGTCTCACCATAGAGGACGTTCAGCGGCGGCTATCGCAACAGGTTGCGGAGCTTCACCTGGACGAGCGGGTGCGTGAAAGCCGCGAGGCTCTCAACAGACATCTCGCAACCGGTCAGAAGAAAGTCAGCGCTGCATTCAACAGTTTTTGGGCAGATATCGAGGCGATGCGGGAAGCACAACGGAAGCGGAATGAGGAGAGAGCTCTTCAGTCGCAACGATCTTCGATGGATCAACCTCGGCCGTCCTTAGATACAGCGTCGGTCACTTCAGCCACAGGCTCCTGGTTTGGTGGGCGAAAAGCCCCCACTGTGGACATCGCACAGGCGCAAGCGTCCGTCAACGCCGTGAGTCAGAAAGCTAGCGCATATCTTAGTTCATGGAGCTCGTGGGCCAGCGAGAAACGCAAAGAATGgcaggaaaagaaggcgACTCCGTCATCACCGTCCTCTATCACCTCTCCTTCCACGCCTACATTGTCTAGTATAGTCGAAGATGACGACCCGGAAAGAGGCCGACGCCGCTCTATGCAGCAACAACGCCAAAGCGAAGATTCATCAGCTAACCTCTCACGGAGCGGGAGTCGACGGAAGAGATGGAGCAATATCCTTCTGAGGCGGGAAAGCGGGGATTTTGAACCCCCCAAcgccaaagaagacagcaGCCCGGACAGCAGCGAACAGGGTCAGCCATACCCAAAGTCGCCCTTGTCCCGAGGGACTTCAGTTGGCGAAGGCGACGTTGTGCAGTCAACTCAGCCCAAATCCATCGAACCTTCCACTGAATCTCCAGTCAAAAAGGAGCCTGAAACATCCAGGATTTCTGATATCGTCGAGAAGCAACAGCTTGCAGACGAAGAAATAGCAGACGGATCAGGCTCACATCGGTCAAGTGATAAAGCACTGTCCGCCTCCGCCGAACCCGCATCACCCAGCACATCGACCTCTAAGTCCAACTAGACCTTGTCCTTCAGCCCTGCCTTCTCTTCTGAGCATTGACAATACGGAGGCTTGAAGATTGATATTCATCAAGCATAAAGCATTTGCATCATAACTCTCTTTTGACCAGAGCGCTTCTTCCCTTTTAATCTTTCATTCATGCAAGATGGCtatttctcctttccttttcctttccacCCTCCTGCGAGCTTGGATACCCAAGAGACCGGAGCTGACATTGATGATAATCTACCCCCACATATACTGCATTGATACCATCTTACTTTTTGGATTCAATGAACTAAGCCACCTGCTTGTATACCTTATATGTGTTTCTGCTTCACCATTACTGTGGTTGATTGGCTCGCTGTACTGTACAAAGTTTGTAATGTTGAAGCTGTGGAGAACCACAGAGCCCAAGCAGGAATTGTACACCATACATACCATACCATGGTCTCATAATTAAGGACGCCTTTTTGGGCATGATATTTAGGGGCGTACTTGAGAAGACATTCATCGGAAGGCCGGAAGCAACGCGTCTGGGTAATCGTGGTCAGTTGGGTAATCATAGTCATATCTTCGCTATAGGAAGCAATCAATGCATTTCTTGTCCCTGCTAGTGATGAAACCGGAGCCTATGCCAAAGCGAAACCGGATGATTGGAAAGACAAATATCAGCGCTAAGATGAGGTTTAGAGCAGAAGCAAAGGTTGTGGCAAGCAAATGGTATAGAATCACGCGATGTAAGCGATCTCATCCCCATCCAACCGCTCTATATAGTCCTTCTCCATGAGAGCTTCGATATTCTTTTTGATATCCTGCACCTTGGGAGGAAAACGGGACTTGACCTGCTGAATGACCTCTTGAACGAGCTGTACgtgcttcatcttcttgcggGACTTCATTATGCGAACGATGGCGGACTGGATAACTCGATTAGTTGCGGGCGGGGCAGCGGGAGATCCTGGGAAATACATACCTGAAGAAGTAACTTTCGATCCTCCTCTATTGTCTTGTGAGTATCGTCCGACTCTACCTTCTGCTCCGATTTGATCTGAATATTTAGAttgaccttgatcttcttgttcttgaagtTGTAATTCAGGGAGAATGAAGTTCCAGGTTCGGGTTTGGCCCCTTCAGGGCTTGGCAGGAGCACCTTCGCTTTCAGCAGGATAGCGAGATTGGGGTCGAGAATTTCGGGGGCGAGGCTGGTAGCCTTCTGGATGTCGGAGTAGGTTAAGGTGTCATTCTCGTTGAACAAGAGGAGGATACCCATTTGAAATGTCGATACTTGGAAAGTGTACGGAACTTTCGTGTTTTTGATGTAGTTTGCTTTGACTTCGCCCTTACACAGCTGCCAGAGCCAAGTAAGCTTTCGACCATTGTGTTTGTCATAGTAGAAACTCTGGAAGCGCTCGTAAGTCTTGACGATTTCGGGTGGTGCAGAAAAGCCGGTTGTAGGTGGATTGAGGGGCCAGAACCCAGTTCCAAGAATCTGAAAGTGTGCGTCGACCTGCTTCTTCCgatcatcttcgtcaagaaCCTTCTCCTGCCAGTCCTTGTAGTTGGAATTGAGATCTTTCGAAATctggatatcctggaacATCCGCTGCAACTTGTTAGTGTATTCGAAACCGCAGGCTTCTTTAAGTTTGCTGATCATGCTAGTCTCCGCATCGTCGGATACCGAGCTGACGTGTACCAGCCGCTTAGCCAGCATCTTGGAGTAAAATTTCTGGAAGACGTCCTTGTCTTCAATGTATTTGAACACGGTCATGATCTGTACGAGcatctcctccaactcaGACTCCTCCGCAGCTTTTGAGCCCTTCTTCAAGAGAGAATCGGTGTATCGGGCCAGTAGCTCCGGTGATTTCGTCGAACTAGATTTGCAAACCTTGTTGCGGTTGACAAACTCGCGGCAGGCGTTATCCAAGGATCTCACAAACTCGGATTCACCGTTGAAAGCCTCATTGACAAGGTTTTGATACCTGGTGTGCACTTGCAGAAGCGCATCCACGTACATCTTTGGTTCGAACGCTTCGCCTTCCGCTGCGACTTTCTCGACTGCAGCCAAGCCCGCCTTTCTGACATGAGTCTCAAACTTCGCCCGCAGAGGGTCCAGCCCATCCTTGATTCGCGACAAAAGTCGATACATGCGTGCTAGGTCATCTTGGCGCTCATTGTCTAGCAAAACTTGGAATTCATCCCGCAATAATTCGGAATGTGCTGTGACTAAGACATCAAGGCAAGTGTCCGTGAGACGCTTCATGATATCTGGATGCAGATACAGGCCCACGcgggccttctcctcgtcaagGCGAgcctccgccttcttcatGTACTCTACCACGCTGTTCTCGGCCACGAACTGGCGGGATTCATTCTCGTAGTAAACTCTGGTCGCAGCAATGAATGGTTTCTCGAAGTATACTCTGTAAACCTCCAGTGTAGACTTGGTGTTATCATTCTCGTCCAGGCCGAGAGACACAAAAGAATCGACGATGTTCTTGATTTGCGACTGCTCGATGGTCTCGCCGTTTCGTTGCTTTTCGATCAGATTCAACACAGCCTCCATGACCTTCTCATGGACCTTCATGAAGAAGTCGTCTTTCCATTTGACGAGGTGCAAAGTGTACACATCGTAGacattcttcttgccctcgtCGATCTCCCTCTTCACCCAGTGGCGGTTCAGGTAGCGGAAGAGGTGGTTGACGTATTTGGCAGCAGTTGTGTAACGAACCCATTCACGTATGTAAAACCCTAACAAAGCTTCTTCGGTATGGCTTAGGGACTCTCTGTACACGGCCTCAAGATGGCGGGACAGGTACTCCCCAAGGAGCTTGTATAATTCCTCGCCCAACAAGTGTGCTACAGAAGAAAAATCGTCAGAACAAGGCCAGCACAAGCCGACATACCATTCGCATAGGGGACGGAAAGACGAACCACCACGATGCGCCTGTAATCCTTGCCCGTTGCTGACTGCCTTTTGTGATGTGCAAAAGTTGTGTACGGCGCTTAATCACAGAGGTTAGTTAACTCAGTTCCAAAGGAAGACGGGACTCTCAGTTCGGACATACGTGTACAGGGCCATGTACTACACCAGAGCGGCGCGACTGTCAGCATCATATCACAGCGAAAACACGCTCTCCATTGGGGAGAGAAAGTGGTGGGAAATAAGGACAGAGACATACAGTTTTCATATCCACaccctcctccagcttcagCATAACGCTGTCAATACCCTTCTCTAGGAATGTCCATCTACTTAAATTAGCCCAGATTCCGAGCCACAGCCATATGAAGTGTATCCGAAGGGCGGTGGAGCTCGCGAGGTCGGTGTAGGCGAACTCACGTTtcgtcaaggtcatccttgTGAGGAGTCTGGGGCATTAGAGGAGGCATAATGCTGCCTTGAGCTTAAAGATGGGAAAGGTTCGATCTTAATATGACGAAGCAGTGAAGGTCAGCAGATGAGACAACGGTTACTCGTCCAAAGCAAACAGTTGGCGACTACCGAAAGGGCAAAAAATGAAGTAGAATAGGAAAAACAAGAGGGCAAACCTGAAATGCTCACGTCTCTTTCCAAACGACACTGTTTAAGCCTCGAGATGTTAAAGGAACTAGCAGCGGCAGACGGTGAGAGCGCCGGCGGTAACGCCCTGAGACCGTTCAGGAAAGGCGGCGCACGAGGCAAAAGAACGAGGGGAGTAAAAGACAGCTTGGGGAAGAGGTCGAACGGACCGACTGGCAAGCACTTGATAACACGACCAAGAGCAAGACACCGGGACAGAAACTCGGGTAGCACGCGGTTTTtaggaagagaagaagaaagagaccaGGCGTGGCGTTGGGCGATGGGAGTCGCAGGCGTGGAGATGATGGGATGCTACGTTAGCGGCAGGCGGTGAGTGAGCTGAGGCGCCTACAGTGCGAGGGCTAGGATGCCAGGTGCCTGCTAGGCATTGATATATCAACTTCAGCTCGAAGATCTAGAGTTGCCCTGACGGAAGAGATCTAGGCATTAAACAGAGAAAAACCTTTGGAATCGAGAGGCGGATATGGAAAACTTAATCATCGAGGCACCTTTGCGAAGTGTGTTAACAGGATAGATGAGGCTTTTGTTGAACTA
The DNA window shown above is from Aspergillus fumigatus Af293 chromosome 1, whole genome shotgun sequence and carries:
- the culA gene encoding cullin culA — encoded protein: MPPLMPQTPHKDDLDETWTFLEKGIDSVMLKLEEGVDMKTYMALYTAVHNFCTSQKAVSNGQGLQAHRGAHLLGEELYKLLGEYLSRHLEAVYRESLSHTEEALLGFYIREWVRYTTAAKYVNHLFRYLNRHWVKREIDEGKKNVYDVYTLHLVKWKDDFFMKVHEKVMEAVLNLIEKQRNGETIEQSQIKNIVDSFVSLGLDENDNTKSTLEVYRVYFEKPFIAATRVYYENESRQFVAENSVVEYMKKAEARLDEEKARVGLYLHPDIMKRLTDTCLDVLVTAHSELLRDEFQVLLDNERQDDLARMYRLLSRIKDGLDPLRAKFETHVRKAGLAAVEKVAAEGEAFEPKMYVDALLQVHTRYQNLVNEAFNGESEFVRSLDNACREFVNRNKVCKSSSTKSPELLARYTDSLLKKGSKAAEESELEEMLVQIMTVFKYIEDKDVFQKFYSKMLAKRLVHVSSVSDDAETSMISKLKEACGFEYTNKLQRMFQDIQISKDLNSNYKDWQEKVLDEDDRKKQVDAHFQILGTGFWPLNPPTTGFSAPPEIVKTYERFQSFYYDKHNGRKLTWLWQLCKGEVKANYIKNTKVPYTFQVSTFQMGILLLFNENDTLTYSDIQKATSLAPEILDPNLAILLKAKVLLPSPEGAKPEPGTSFSLNYNFKNKKIKVNLNIQIKSEQKVESDDTHKTIEEDRKLLLQSAIVRIMKSRKKMKHVQLVQEVIQQVKSRFPPKVQDIKKNIEALMEKDYIERLDGDEIAYIA